A single genomic interval of Dromiciops gliroides isolate mDroGli1 chromosome 1, mDroGli1.pri, whole genome shotgun sequence harbors:
- the LOC122751279 gene encoding basic proline-rich protein-like: MRLLTQTTCMHFLVRAAGTMRRGREGVCPGRRAPFPSGELSKARRRPSEPLAGKASGLPALPRPPPPPHPAPASRCSQRGKVTTGALRPPPLPRRPRAQHRPPPYRPLSLTHVASISSDPPPTPSPFPPHPPNKKRPQVGLTARPGPPLAGRAAPSCLPRQGLCGSSLSSPPRPFLSRLWSLASLCPLPHSLLTPVRKSREALSASIPRPRGRVAKRTLAPPTGHRREQPLLRAGRAREEPRQAPSPTNEASRLQWAWHRF, translated from the exons ATGCGTCTCCTAACACAAACCACCTGCATGCACTTCCTTGTCCGCGCCGCTGGTACCATGAGGAGGGGCAG GGAGGGGGTCTGCCCTGGTCGCCGGGCTCCCTTCCCCTCCGGGGAGCTGTCAAAGGCCCGAAGACGCCCGTCTGAGCCCCTCGCCGGCAAGGCTTCCGGACTCCCTGCACTTCCccgaccccccccacccccccaccccgccccagccTCACGCTGCAGCCAGAGGGGGAAGGTCACGACGGGAGcgttgcgccccccccccctacCGCGCCGGCCTCGCGCTCAGCATCGCCCCCCCCCTTACCGTCCGCTCTCACTCACGCACGTGGCCTCGATCTCCTCCGACCCCCCTCCTACCCcgtctcccttccccccccacccccccaacaagAAGCGGCCCCAAGTTGGTCTTACCGCCCGCCCAGGGCCTCCCTTGGCGGGGCGGGCcgccccttcctgcctccccagaCAGGGGCTCTGCGGGTCCTCACTCTCGTCCCCGCCGCGTCCTTTCCTCTCTCGTCTCTGGTCCCTCGCCTCCCTGTGCCCGCTCCCTCACTCACTCCTCACCCCCGTGCGCAAGAGCAGAGAGGCTCTGAGCGCCAGCATCCCACGTCCCCGAGGCCGTGTGGCGAAGCGGACGTTGGCGCCACCTACTGGCCATCGAAGGGAACAGCCGCTCTTGAGGGCGGGGCGAGCAAGGGAAGAGCCAAGGCAGGCGCCGAGCCCCACAAACGAAGCTTCTCGGCTACAGTGGGCTTGGCATCGTTTTTAA